AACCTTTGCGATCATATGCGGGAAAAAATTAACCGCAACGCGGGTCCGGATCCCCTGTTCTTCACAGAGAAGAAAAAGCTCTTCGAGCTCCTCCAGCCTTTTTCGTGAAACGGCAAAAATCAACTCATCCACGACATGGCTCTGAAGCATTTGGGGAAGGTCCGAAACGGAGCCGAGCACCGGAGACTTTCCGACCTTTTCTAATTTAATTTCGGGGCTGTCCGAAACAAAGCCGATTAACCGGACCCCCCAGTGCCGGTTCTTCCCAATGATCTCGGCCACCTCTCTGGCCCGCCGGCCCGTCCCGACAATGAGGATGTTCCGGTAGTTATATCCTCTCTTTCTTGCGCTGCGGATAAACGTGCGAAGGGCCAACCGTTCTAAAAAAAGACAGAGGAAGCTTGCCCCGCCGAAAAAAGTAATAAAGAGACGGCTGATGAAGTCGGCCTTGGCGGCGAAAACAATCGCCATGAGGAGGAGCATCCCTGAAATAGAAATTTTGGCGAGCTTCCAGGCTTCCCTCCAAAAGGTCTTGGTCCGCTGCGATTCATAAAAATCGAAGTAGTACAAGAGGGCGGACCAGAGGGGAACGATGACATAGATCAGCCAAAGATAGTTTTCAAAGGGGATCAGGCGTCCATAACTTTGGGATAAATACAGGTCCCGGATGCGGAACGAGAGATAAAACGCGCCGATCAAGATCGTAATATCAGTCAGGTAGACCCCGACCGAGACCAGTTTTGCCTTTTGCTTTAACATAGGGTTCCAATAATATAGCAGAATTTGTTAAATAGCTCTATTGGATTTCTCATTTCTCGAAAAAGCGGCAAAGAGCATCGGCAAGAGAATGGGCAATGAGAATGGGAAGGAGCAGGACGGTTTCATCCTCTCGCGTTATGATCAGGGTCACCCAAGTCGATATTTTCGCTTAAATAGCTCCGCATTTTTGCTTTAAAGATTTCTTGACCAAATTGCCCCGCATGGGCTCGAATCTTTTGCGGATCGAATTCCATTGACTCAAAGCGCCGAACCGCATCGATCAGATCCTCCGGGCTCTGTTTCTGGAAAAACAGGCCGGTGACCCCCTCCAAAACTGTTTCGAGCGCCCCCCCCCGACCATATGCAATCACCGGCCGGCCCGAGGCCATCGCCTCGACCGGCGCGATCCCGAAATCTTCCTCCCCCGGAAAGAGAAACGCCCGGCACCCACTCAGATAGGTCGCCAACGCTTCCTCCGAGACCCGTCCGAGGAAGGTAATATTCTTTTTCGCCTGCTTCCTCAGAACCGCTTCATGGGGACCGGAACCAATAATTAAGAGCGGCAGGCCGAGCCGGTTGAATGCCTCCACGACCAGATCGATCCTCTTATATGGATTTAGACGGGAGACAATCAGAAAATAATTTTCCAATCGGTCTGAAATGGAAAACCGGGCGAGATCGACCGGAGGATAAATTAAATCGGCCCGGCGCCGATAAACCCGTTCGATCCGATCGCAGATATGCTTCGAAATGCCGATGAAGCGGTCGACCCGCGCTGCGGTGGCGAGGTCCCACCGCTTCAGATAAGAGAGCGCCCCCGGCAAGATGATTTTGTAAAGGGGGTTGAGCCCCTCTTTGGCGAGATACGATTCCGCTTCCCAGACAAACCGCATCGGCGTGTAACAGTAACAGACATGGCGCACCCCTTTTGGGACCCGAATCCCCTTCGCAAAGGCGCTGCTGCTGCTGAGGATAACATCATAGCCTCGCAGATCAAACCGTTCCATCGCCGAGGGATAGAGGAG
The Candidatus Manganitrophaceae bacterium DNA segment above includes these coding regions:
- a CDS encoding sugar transferase; this encodes MLKQKAKLVSVGVYLTDITILIGAFYLSFRIRDLYLSQSYGRLIPFENYLWLIYVIVPLWSALLYYFDFYESQRTKTFWREAWKLAKISISGMLLLMAIVFAAKADFISRLFITFFGGASFLCLFLERLALRTFIRSARKRGYNYRNILIVGTGRRAREVAEIIGKNRHWGVRLIGFVSDSPEIKLEKVGKSPVLGSVSDLPQMLQSHVVDELIFAVSRKRLEELEELFLLCEEQGIRTRVAVNFFPHMIAKVHLDDLHGVPLLTFTTTPHDEVLLLAKRLFDLAISFFLLILLSPFLFMIAVGIKATSEGPIFFRQTRVGLNGRQFILYKFRSMLENAEALKPHFAHLNEMDGPVFKIRDDPRTTWIGRLLRRTSLDEIPQLYNVLRGDMSVVGPRPPLPEEVARYERWQRRRLSMKPGLTCLWQINGRSKITDFKKWMELDLHYIDNWSLKLDFKIFIKTILVVLAGRGAS
- a CDS encoding glycosyltransferase, translating into MKLAIVHDYLNQYGGAERVVETLHALFPDAPIFTSIFIPEKLPSVFSTMDIRPSFMQRLPLLDRHFKKYLLLYPSAMERFDLRGYDVILSSSSAFAKGIRVPKGVRHVCYCYTPMRFVWEAESYLAKEGLNPLYKIILPGALSYLKRWDLATAARVDRFIGISKHICDRIERVYRRRADLIYPPVDLARFSISDRLENYFLIVSRLNPYKRIDLVVEAFNRLGLPLLIIGSGPHEAVLRKQAKKNITFLGRVSEEALATYLSGCRAFLFPGEEDFGIAPVEAMASGRPVIAYGRGGALETVLEGVTGLFFQKQSPEDLIDAVRRFESMEFDPQKIRAHAGQFGQEIFKAKMRSYLSENIDLGDPDHNARG